A window of the Mauremys reevesii isolate NIE-2019 linkage group 26, ASM1616193v1, whole genome shotgun sequence genome harbors these coding sequences:
- the C2CD4C gene encoding C2 calcium-dependent domain-containing protein 4C, with the protein MWLLERIRGSVENGAARAGDSGDKQAKGPLYSNVLTPDKIPDFFIPPKLTPAPPEAEGAEGKAKPNLGTSASEQNLSARKSPRSPRLPVKAASESKNLLKAASRHIIQIESADEWASEEDFSTNADPQAQTAMSLPYVPKAQTSYGFATLMESPHTRRKESLFHSEHGSLCQSQASSPSSQRKAAAGGGKVNGESARLTPSDIGMSLMNPYRYFSGGESDTCSSAESSPFSSPLLSRSVSLLKIFSQDSQAKVIKLKHSVARNSSLSTDDSSADTSPSSQRRMRCATPPAGAAGGALPQSLLPPDSPDRLHKEHTIRLSKGGSMRLSAEYDAANARLRVRVIAAEALFDKLCDARSINCCVSLCLNPGKVQKQRSTIIKNSRNPVFNEDFFFDCLGAGNVKKMALKVKVVNKGSSLKRDTLLGERELPLTSLLPFL; encoded by the coding sequence atgtggcTCTTGGAGAGGATCCGGGGCTCGGTGGAGAACGGCGCCGCCCGGGCCGGCGACTCGGGGGATAAGCAGGCCAAGGGCCCCCTGTACAGCAACGTGCTGACCCCCGATAAGATCCCGGATTTCTTCATCCCACCCAAACTCACGCCGGCGCCGCCCGAGgccgagggggcagaggggaaagcCAAGCCCAACCTCGGCACTTCGGCCTCGGAGCAGAACCTGTCGGCCCGCAAGTCCCCGCGCAGCCCCCGCCTGCCGGTCAAGGCCGCCTCGGAGAGCAAGAACCTGCTGAAGGCCGCCAGCCGGCACATCATCCAGATCGAGAGCGCCGACGAGTGGGCCTCGGAGGAGGACTTCAGCACCAACGCCGACCCCCAGGCCCAGACGGCCATGTCCCTCCCCTACGTGCCCAAGGCCCAGACCTCCTACGGCTTCGCCACCCTCATGGAGAGCCCCCACACCCGGCGCAAGGAGTCCCTCTTCCACAGCGAGCACGGCAGCCTGTGCCAGTCGCAGGCGTCCTCGCCCAGCTCCCAGCGCAAGGCGGCGGCCGGCGGGGGCAAGGTGAACGGGGAGAGCGCCCGCCTGACCCCCTCCGACATCGGCATGTCCCTCATGAACCCCTACCGCTACTTCAGCGGCGGGGAGAGCGACACCTGCTCCTCGGCCGAGTCCTCGCCCTTCAGCTCGCCGCTGCTCTCCCGCTCCGTCTCCCTGCTCAAAATCTTCAGCCAGGACAGCCAGGCAAAGGTCATCAAGCTCAAGCACTCGGTGGCCCGGAACAGCTCCCTCTCCACCGACGACAGCTCGGCCGACACCAGCCCCAGCTCGCAGCGGCGCATGCGGTGTGCCACGCCCCcggcgggggcggcggggggcgccctgccccAGTCCCTCCTGCCTCCGGACTCGCCGGACCGCCTGCACAAGGAGCACACCATCCGGCTGAGCAAAGGCGGTAGCATGCGGCTCTCGGCCGAGTACGACGCCGCCAACGCCCGGCTGCGGGTGCGGGTCATCGCGGCCGAGGCGCTGTTCGACAAGCTGTGCGACGCGCGCTCCATCAACTGCTGCGTCTCCCTCTGCCTCAACCCCGGCAAGGTGCAGAAGCAGCGCAGCACCATCATCAAGAACAGCCGCAACCCGGTCTTCAACGAGGACTTCTTCTTCGACTGCCTGGGCGCCGGCAACGTCAAGAAGATGGCCCTCAAGGTCAAGGTGGTCAACAAAGGCAGCAGCCTCAAGCGGGACACGCTGCTGGGCGAGAGGGAGCTCCCGCTCACCTCTCTGCTGCCCTTCTTATAA